The following coding sequences lie in one Peribacillus frigoritolerans genomic window:
- a CDS encoding YhgE/Pip domain-containing protein: MLKQEWKLFLTNRKLVGVAIVLLFVPIIYGGLFLSSAWNPYGNTGKLPVAVVNKDVKAEYEGKTLTVGNELVEQLKDNDDLEWHFVTEKAAKKGFDDGTYYMVVTIPEDFSKNASTVMDDKPKKMNLTYDVNPGRSFVSETVGKQATNNLKTEIAESVTKEYAEAIFSQLDEIGEGFGDAADGASKLDDGAKKLHDGNKEVTENLNKLASSTLTFKDGANKLQIGVGEFLEGANKLESGASDLNKGISQYTSGVGQLQKGADELASGTGELASNSEALIQGSSQLSTGLAKVVPGAQTLNTGLAQAQTGSANLNDGLNQLSQNASQLTDQSTGIPKLAAGQQSLNQGINKLAEGSQALNDGLKKMDGQLPAEEQLNQLKQGLTSIQSGVNQLQEAVPAGSSTSGTVSGITEDLNNSQAALTELQSTIANNGQSTINAVQNTEAFKSMTSEQQSELIGAVQNELQSQAEAQKRIASTLAASVSDLSTQLTDKVMPVLNGLGQLPEQVANLNNAVNKVNPNAVSALNGYTAIRNALEEQLIPGATQLNGGLNEAVEGSNQLTAATQSLNERTPELVKGINQLAQGGSSLNNGLSKLTEGSGQLVDGVSQLQSGSSSFGNGLEKYAFGVSQVGEGASKLANGANQLNANSAALNEGSSALVKGTEQLASNLPTLSNGVIQLADGAGKINEGSSALAEGSGKLGDGITSLEDGTVELSEKLSDGAEEISENKTNDDNYSMIAEPTQVKEQKSSDVPNYGHALAPYVLSLGLFVGAIAFNMGFPTGLPSTRPTSGVAWWFSKFTVLFIQATLSALVLDAIMVWGMDLQVENMGQFIGVSILTSLTFMFIVTFLTVGFGNPGRLLAMIFLVLQLGASGGMFPVELTNNFFSHVHPFIPMTYSVMGFRQAMSTSLGADALTTSIVFLTGCIIVFNLLLLLTMVIKKRKAHNIEMDA, translated from the coding sequence ATGCTTAAACAAGAATGGAAGCTTTTCCTTACAAATCGAAAACTGGTCGGTGTCGCAATCGTTTTACTGTTCGTCCCGATTATTTATGGGGGGTTATTCCTTAGTTCTGCTTGGAATCCATACGGAAATACAGGCAAATTGCCTGTTGCAGTCGTGAATAAGGATGTGAAGGCGGAATATGAGGGAAAAACCTTAACAGTCGGTAATGAGCTAGTCGAGCAATTAAAGGACAATGATGATTTAGAATGGCATTTCGTAACGGAAAAAGCGGCGAAAAAAGGGTTTGATGATGGTACATATTATATGGTCGTTACCATTCCGGAGGATTTTTCAAAAAATGCATCTACCGTCATGGATGATAAGCCCAAAAAAATGAATCTGACGTATGATGTGAATCCAGGACGCAGTTTCGTTTCTGAAACGGTCGGGAAACAGGCAACGAATAATTTGAAAACGGAAATTGCCGAAAGTGTCACAAAAGAATATGCGGAAGCGATCTTCTCCCAACTGGATGAAATCGGAGAAGGATTCGGCGATGCGGCAGATGGGGCATCAAAATTGGATGACGGTGCAAAAAAACTGCATGATGGAAACAAAGAAGTGACGGAAAATCTGAATAAGTTAGCTTCGAGCACATTAACTTTTAAAGATGGAGCGAATAAACTTCAAATTGGCGTTGGCGAGTTTTTGGAAGGAGCCAACAAGCTTGAAAGTGGCGCATCGGATCTAAATAAGGGAATTTCACAATATACTTCCGGTGTCGGTCAGTTGCAAAAGGGTGCGGATGAACTAGCATCAGGCACAGGGGAATTAGCTAGTAATAGTGAAGCACTTATACAAGGTTCTTCCCAACTTTCCACTGGTTTGGCCAAAGTGGTTCCAGGAGCGCAAACTTTAAATACTGGATTGGCACAAGCGCAAACAGGCAGTGCGAATTTGAATGATGGGTTGAATCAATTATCACAAAATGCAAGCCAGCTGACGGACCAATCGACAGGAATTCCAAAATTGGCAGCAGGTCAGCAGAGTTTAAATCAGGGAATCAATAAACTGGCAGAAGGTAGCCAGGCATTAAATGACGGCCTGAAAAAAATGGATGGCCAATTGCCCGCAGAAGAACAGCTGAATCAGCTTAAGCAAGGACTGACAAGCATTCAAAGCGGTGTAAATCAATTGCAAGAAGCGGTTCCAGCAGGAAGCAGCACGTCCGGTACCGTATCCGGCATTACCGAAGATCTCAATAACAGTCAAGCGGCTTTAACGGAACTTCAATCAACGATTGCGAATAATGGTCAGAGCACGATCAATGCCGTTCAAAACACGGAAGCCTTCAAAAGCATGACCAGTGAACAGCAATCCGAATTAATCGGAGCGGTTCAAAATGAACTTCAAAGCCAGGCGGAAGCACAAAAACGAATCGCATCGACTCTTGCTGCAAGTGTATCCGACTTATCAACGCAATTAACGGATAAAGTAATGCCTGTATTGAATGGATTAGGCCAGCTTCCGGAACAAGTGGCCAATTTAAATAATGCGGTGAATAAAGTCAATCCAAACGCTGTTTCAGCGTTAAACGGATATACGGCAATAAGGAACGCACTGGAAGAACAATTAATTCCTGGTGCGACCCAATTAAATGGCGGCTTGAATGAAGCTGTCGAAGGAAGCAATCAATTAACGGCGGCAACACAAAGTTTAAATGAACGGACACCAGAATTAGTGAAGGGGATCAACCAGTTAGCACAAGGCGGTTCCTCGTTAAATAATGGCCTTTCAAAACTAACTGAGGGATCTGGTCAGTTGGTTGATGGAGTTTCACAACTGCAATCAGGGTCATCCTCCTTTGGGAATGGTCTTGAGAAGTACGCATTTGGTGTTAGCCAAGTCGGCGAAGGGGCAAGCAAACTGGCTAATGGGGCCAATCAACTGAATGCCAACTCAGCGGCCTTGAATGAGGGCTCATCAGCACTTGTTAAAGGCACTGAACAATTGGCAAGCAATCTGCCTACTTTGAGCAATGGAGTCATCCAGCTTGCTGATGGCGCAGGTAAGATCAATGAAGGTTCATCAGCACTTGCTGAAGGTTCCGGTAAATTGGGTGATGGAATCACCTCACTTGAAGATGGAACTGTCGAGCTTTCGGAAAAACTCAGTGATGGTGCAGAAGAAATAAGTGAAAATAAAACAAACGATGATAATTACAGCATGATTGCTGAACCGACACAGGTCAAAGAACAAAAAAGCAGTGACGTGCCGAATTATGGTCATGCACTGGCTCCTTATGTATTGTCTCTAGGGTTATTTGTTGGAGCTATTGCCTTCAATATGGGATTCCCGACAGGATTGCCTTCTACAAGGCCTACATCAGGAGTGGCATGGTGGTTCAGTAAATTTACGGTCCTATTTATCCAAGCGACGCTTTCTGCATTAGTGTTGGATGCGATCATGGTTTGGGGAATGGATTTACAGGTCGAGAACATGGGGCAATTCATTGGGGTTTCCATACTGACTTCACTTACGTTCATGTTCATCGTTACTTTCTTGACCGTAGGGTTTGGAAATCCAGGTCGTTTATTGGCGATGATATTCCTTGTATTACAGTTAGGTGCAAGCGGAGGAATGTTCCCTGTGGAGCTGACCAATAACTTCTTCAGTCATGTTCACCCGTTCATACCGATGACATACTCTGTCATGGGCTTCCGTCAGGCGATGAGTACGAGCCTTGGAGCGGATGCATTGACAACGAGTATAGTGTTCCTTACTGGATGCATCATTGTCTTTAATCTGCTGCTATTGCTAACGATGGTCATCAAGAAGCGCAAAGCACACAATATTGAGATGGATGCATAA
- a CDS encoding ArsR/SmtB family transcription factor → MSAAEKHDVFQAIADPTRRKVLQLLAEGDLPISEITSHFSMSRTAIAKHLHILSEAELVSGRKVGREKRFRLQPEPLAELKQWLSFYDRFWDNKLSILKHAIENSGENGLKVIEKEKDTNEPS, encoded by the coding sequence GTGTCTGCAGCAGAAAAACATGATGTATTTCAGGCTATCGCCGACCCGACCCGCCGAAAGGTCCTGCAATTGCTTGCTGAAGGGGATTTACCCATTTCAGAAATTACTTCTCACTTTTCCATGAGCCGTACAGCGATTGCCAAGCACCTTCATATCCTTTCTGAAGCTGAATTGGTCAGTGGCCGGAAGGTAGGAAGAGAGAAACGCTTTCGGCTTCAGCCGGAACCTTTAGCTGAATTGAAACAGTGGCTTTCTTTTTACGATCGATTCTGGGATAACAAATTATCCATCCTTAAACATGCGATTGAAAATTCAGGGGAAAATGGATTGAAAGTCATCGAAAAAGAAAAGGACACGAATGAACCATCATAA
- a CDS encoding SRPBCC family protein: protein MIMENTLQDIKKTVILEAPIQKVWDTVSTAEGIASWFMPNDFQPKVGHEFHVQSPFGPSPCKVMELDAPHRLSFSWDTDGWFISFILKEVDGKTEFTLIHGGWKEPDTILPKPNEKSSVIRDRMNHGWEQIVNQGLKKAVEG, encoded by the coding sequence ATCATTATGGAAAATACATTACAGGATATCAAGAAGACGGTTATTCTTGAAGCACCTATCCAAAAAGTTTGGGATACAGTTTCCACTGCAGAGGGCATAGCTTCATGGTTCATGCCAAATGATTTTCAACCGAAAGTGGGACATGAGTTCCATGTGCAATCCCCCTTCGGTCCATCTCCTTGTAAGGTAATGGAGTTAGATGCTCCTCATCGCCTTTCATTCAGTTGGGATACGGACGGTTGGTTCATTTCCTTCATTTTAAAAGAAGTGGATGGCAAAACGGAGTTCACCCTTATTCATGGCGGTTGGAAAGAGCCTGATACGATTCTTCCGAAACCGAACGAAAAAAGCTCAGTGATTCGCGATAGAATGAATCATGGCTGGGAACAAATCGTTAATCAAGGTCTTAAAAAGGCTGTTGAGGGCTAA
- a CDS encoding DUF6376 family protein, producing MKKIMTIALLSILTLSGCSALEEVNSSLEYADNATEYVNTVKDFSNEVPAMSQDAVTNAEVRANLEKELELIKTEIEEFNATEPPQIAEGIHEKIVSSNQQLSDGIELYLNNIEKGQIDPKALEDSEIMKSIDNITGLAKQIEELGN from the coding sequence ATGAAAAAAATAATGACCATTGCTCTGCTGTCCATCCTTACATTAAGCGGATGCTCAGCTTTAGAAGAAGTCAATTCATCATTGGAGTATGCAGATAATGCGACGGAGTATGTAAATACCGTTAAGGATTTTTCCAATGAGGTTCCCGCAATGTCACAGGACGCCGTCACGAATGCCGAAGTAAGAGCAAATCTTGAAAAGGAACTGGAATTGATTAAAACGGAAATTGAAGAATTCAATGCAACTGAACCACCCCAAATCGCTGAAGGCATCCATGAGAAGATCGTCAGCTCAAATCAACAGCTTTCAGATGGAATTGAATTATATCTGAATAATATTGAAAAGGGCCAAATTGATCCTAAGGCATTGGAAGATTCAGAGATAATGAAATCAATCGATAATATAACGGGATTGGCAAAACAAATTGAAGAGTTGGGAAATTAA
- a CDS encoding protein kinase family protein: MQNYNELAKSVKISDDKKHILLDADPSLSLIGKGRSAYVFRIHSTNKALKVFFPDHTHTAKVEAEIYKTVQSIDYYPTLYDAGVNYLVIDHIEGNTLFECLTLGIPITEENIAEIDHALQLARKEGLNPSDIHLRNIFITSEKKVKIIDVARFKQVKSCNQWHDLKSAFHLFYSKSFFPKKIPSFILNSIAAIYKKRFLPI; the protein is encoded by the coding sequence ATGCAGAACTATAATGAATTAGCTAAAAGCGTTAAGATTTCCGATGATAAAAAGCATATATTGCTTGATGCCGACCCATCTTTATCACTAATCGGAAAAGGCCGCAGCGCATATGTATTCCGGATACATTCCACCAATAAGGCACTAAAAGTGTTTTTCCCGGATCATACACACACAGCTAAAGTTGAAGCTGAAATATACAAAACCGTCCAATCCATCGATTACTATCCAACCCTATATGATGCGGGGGTAAATTACCTGGTTATAGATCACATTGAAGGCAACACTCTTTTTGAATGTTTAACATTGGGAATCCCGATAACGGAAGAAAACATTGCGGAGATAGACCATGCCCTGCAATTGGCAAGGAAAGAGGGATTGAACCCTTCGGATATCCATTTACGAAACATCTTCATCACTTCCGAAAAAAAGGTGAAGATCATTGACGTTGCAAGGTTTAAGCAAGTGAAATCCTGCAATCAGTGGCACGACTTGAAAAGTGCCTTTCACCTTTTCTATTCGAAGTCATTTTTTCCAAAGAAGATTCCAAGCTTCATACTGAATTCCATTGCAGCGATTTATAAAAAGAGATTTCTGCCCATCTGA